The Melanotaenia boesemani isolate fMelBoe1 chromosome 12, fMelBoe1.pri, whole genome shotgun sequence genome contains the following window.
AAAGGTGCCAACCGCTCTCTGAAGACTTTAACAATGGTCTCTCCCTGATAGGATTTGCTTGAACAGATCCTGATGCATAGTACACACTATAAATTGCAAGCATGGGGAGAAGTATTTAGAACTAAGCTGGTCACTGTCATTACAAAGTCATCTGAGCACAACTACTGTGCTCAGGTTTACAATTTACTTGGATTTAGCATGAACTGCTTCACTGCAcctgtataaaataaaaaaatgttaggTTTTATCATAATTTcgccccgtgtatgcgtgggttctctccaggttctccggcttcctcccaccatccaaagacatgcatgttaggtaaaTTGAAAGCTGCAAGTAAAAATTATTCAGTGGATAACAGattgtatgttgtttttttacattgtaatCACTGTTGCATTACTGTGGAAATCACCTTATTACTGCAGCTGGTGTTGGCAGCCTCCTTTAATTACTTGATATATTGTTGCAAAACTTGGTTTTCCCTCTGGGAATGCATATAAATTCATTTTCAATATTGAAAATTGATTACATTAGATATTATTAAGCAAAATCTTCGAGATGTCTATACctactaagtcattttcacTTGCTGAGGACACTTAAGGAGATTATTCCAGAAGCAGCAACAACTGCTGAGAcacaaaaagctaaatgaaTCTTCTCATGCTGAAATTGTACTTCTGATCCATGACTATTTCATGGAGGGTGAAGCCTCTCAGAGCTGaaactcattaaaatatttgcaCACTTCCATTCCACAAGCAAGACGCAGACTCCCCCCTTACAGCAGAGTTTTACCTCCAAGcattttcaatttttattttatttaattagattttttgtttgttttttttttgggggggggcaaGCAAACGgccatctgtcatttatttcaGTTACAGCACACAGCAGAGGGGGCGGATAATGCTGCTGCTGTATTCCTGCATTATACTGGGTTGAAATGTATTATCTATTGTACCTGCTGTTAATCTACAATTGCTTTAAAGATACATGGAAGTGTAAACCATATGGTATGGCCAGTCTGAAACATGATTCAAGCCATACAGCTAAAATAACTGCTTCGTGCGCGTGTACGGGTCTTCCACCACATGCTCGCGCAGGTCTTCGCCCCTCTTGCGACGGGCCTGAGTATGGTTCTAGTAGTAGGAATTTTCCGCAAAAAAAATAGTATTTGATTATTGGTATCTAGACATTTTTCGTTTTGGTGATCTGCATAGCTCTGAAGTAGTGTTATGTCTGCAGGCCCCTGACGACCTTTGACCCGTACGTGGACCATAAACTGGAGATTAAATGAACCACATTATTTATCTGTTGACTGCACGCACAGCCAACCAGAACCCACTCATCTCTTATTTAACAAGCCCATGCTCTCTTGCATCTCAATATAATTAAgtataaatatatttcaatGTCTACACGTGGATCAACAGGCCACAAATCATACTAAAAGGCAATTATGGCATTGTTTTAGGGTCACCTTGTGCATCTCCACCGCTGGTCAGCACCGCCATGGCCCGACCAGCACCCGTCATCTTCAGCTTCTCCAAGTCCATGGAACTCATTTTAACCTGTTCACCTTAAAATACAGAAACTAGgtggaaaaagaagagaagtcCGTAAAGTTGCTAAAGAAAGCTGTTCCTGTCTATTATCCGTGTTGTTCCAGCTGTCCCTTCCTCGTTGGCAGAAGGTTCCAACCCTTGTAGCCGTGAACCCCCCACAGAAACACCTCTCTGTAGACTGACTCCGCCCTACTCAACGAAGGAGTGTATAGGGAGCGTTTACTTTATGACCTGGTATTTCCCGGAGactctgtttttatgtattcGCTGGGCTTTTCATTGAGTCCCCGCCTACTCGTCGAGCCCTGAGGTTTGCAACCGACGAAGAGGTCAATGGCACGTACAACACGGATTAATTTGGACAGCTTTGATTACGCTATCAGCCGTAATAGTGGGAAATGGTATTTACGAACTGTTGGAGCTTCTGAAATGGACAAGCTGTAGAATTTGAGTTTATATATGTCTTTGTAACATTTGGATGAAATGCAGCAGTTTAAACCGCTGTAACAGAATAAGTGAAGTGAAGCGACCCTTGGCTCGCGATGGGAGCTTTAATAGCCATAAGTGATCACGATAGCCCAATGAATCAGGGGAGCCAAACCGGGTTTATCCCAGACATTCAACAATTAATCTCAGAAAAGGTACACAATTTCCTAAATGGTCTACAGGAGACATGTATAGatatataaaatgaagaaagaatGCAAAATGGCCGCAAAGAGGCATGAAATGGCAAGATGATGACACAGGTGGGAATAACTAAAACTATGacgaagaaaaataaatgaactatCTTACCAACTcgacattatctattaaaatgaAACCTAGAAGAGTAATACAGACTCTTATTTAGTCACAAATAGCCACAAtttctgcagacacaaataaatGTGAGTGAAAGTCAGTAAAATGACCAAAaccaaaaatacagaaaacaatgaACAGCTCAAGAGCAAATGGCCGACATCATGACAAGAGTATCCTGTAGCTGCACTTCTACATTCACATACACCTCATGTACAGCAAATGAGATTTTGTGCAATGAAAACTTTgctctacttttttttctttttttttattatctttttgcAGGTCAGTGACACAGTAGCACgttcatacatacacacacacacacacatacacacacacccacagaaaGATTGTTTTCAAGTTTAAAATGTGAAGTTAAAATGTCATTCCTAACTACCAAAATTAATTTGAAGCCTAGCTGCGTTTCTATCTTTTCTAAAAGCAAACTTGACTGTCCAAATCATCTCAAGGGAAACTTTTTTAAGGTACTAGGGAGACAGTTATTTGAAGATGGAAGTTAAAGATGAtgctaaagcagaaaaaaaacatcatcaaaAACAGTGGCCTCAGGTATCACCTTTGACTCTTTTAACCACTGTCTTCAGGCTATTTCACAACCATTCACTCTTcaaatcatttgaccaaaaCCTGATATGTTAACAATTTGAGGATATTAATCCAACTGGCCCACAGGATGGCCAGACGGCTCAGTAACAAGTGTGGTCACAGAGACGCTAAAGAAGTGTAGTAAGACAGAAAGTATGTAAATGGTgtgccttttttgtttgttcttgttaGTCAAAATGggcaaaaatgtaaacaaaatgtatGTACTGTACCCATCAAAAGTTTGGTCACACCATTCCTTTGGAAAGCATGGGTGTATTCAAGCTTTTGATTGATTTTGTATATATACTGTTAGACATAGTACTAATAGCACACACATATAGAAACATGTCCTCAGAAACTAATTTCCATACATTTTGTCACACAAATCACTTCAGCTGAGAAATACCAAGGTACATCACATCTgactgaaaatatatataaatgtctttCAAGAACAGTTTAACTCTGTTTACGCTTATTTCTGAACATACTGTAGCTTCAATCaacacattttgttgtaaaGCATAATAATCATTCTCCTCTAAAAATTCATCTAGAGTTGGTTAAAAATATAGACCTTCTTGGTGACAAATGACCCAGACAGCAGTGTTTTGTGTACAGTACATCAGCATTTATTCCATGCAGTTGTTTGCTCTGATTTTATTCTCCTATTGCACTGTACACTGGACAATACAGGAAACTGACAGGATTGGTTGATCATAATGCCATTCAACAGGAAAAAGAGCTGTAAATGAGAGTAACAAAGAAACAGTTGTTTGATACACATGATGAGGCAACATGATGTCCACAGTTAAAAGAAACAGTTTCACAGAAATTCAGATGTaagtaattgttttgttttttttattgaaaatggaAGAAAGGGACCATTGCAGAAGTATAGAAATCAACTTCACATGTGTCCCAATGCTTAATATGCCATTTACCCTGCAGtgcagcggtgtttcctaacaGATTATGGTAATATGAAAAAGCTTTAGGAACACTTGATATTGCTAACTACTCGTGTCCACTTATTTAATACTTTAACTGCAAAGAAAATTTTATCGATGTATGGTCCCCTGCAGGTCAAATGATATGACGATGCTTTtgttcaaacacacaaatactgtCCTCTTCCTATACTAAATCATTGTGCTTTCTTCAAATAATACTTCCCAGGAGAAATTGTTATGGTCATGACATTTCTAAAGCTGCCTGAAATTATAAAGAGCACTACTCATGAACAGTCAttccaaataaattaatttaataattatgtagGCCAGctacaaaaccaaacaaacaaaaaagctcaaaattaaattaaaatctcaCAACAATCATACTTCACAGGATGTACGCCAGAAAGACAGTTATTAACGGCTTGATCAGATCATCCAGTCACGACATTACACAAAGTTATTTTAATTCACATGTACGTAAACAAGAGCGAAGAACTTAGAGGAACGCTTGATGAAAGGCTGCCGCTATTTTCAGCAGGAGTTTTTCCGAAGCTCTcgaataaaatgtaatttatccATCAGTCCAATTTAAAATCCACCATGTCCTGCTTGTATTTATGTCTCACAACCCCTGTAGTGTTCAATACTGTTCTAAGAATTTCCTGCTCATTTCTAACCAGTCAGATGGTCATTAGAGCCGTGCGATACATTAACAAGAGAGGACAAAAATGTGTCACATTACATTTACAGATCTTTATATACAGGATTAACACTGAGATGAGTTTGTTGGAGAACCAAGAGCAGCTTAAAGCGCCGTGGCCTTGTCTCTGGCTTATGTTCCTCATGCTGAATCTCAGCCGTCTGCACACACTTGAGCTGACATCATGACATCGTTATCATTAAATTCAACCCTTGCTGATGAGATCAGTAATAGATGACAAACAgggattaaaaactaaaatataaagcTCTCGCAGTTGCAGTACCCCTCTTCAAAGACAACCAGTTGAAAAAAGTTATATTGCTGGGATTCTAAGATTTGCTTGGTTATGGGGAGCATCAGTGAAATTACCTTGGATAGAAAAAAGGAGGGGGGACTGAGTCAGGATTTTAACATAACACAAGGCAAAGTAAGTGTATGTAACTGTCACCATCTAGTGGTTGTTATTATATTGCTCTCAATCGGCAACTGAAAACCTGAGCATCAAATCCCACAAAGGCAAGTTTGCAAAAGAGGGACAACTTAAAATTAAAGCCATTCGAATGTTTTTCTCTAGCTACCAGTCACCATGCTTGCGTCTAGCCAGCTAGACTTCCTGCACCCTGAGCTATCTTCTCCTTCCTCCCCCTGAGTGCCAACCTAGAGTATATTATTGCTGTTCTATTTACTACAGCCCAGGTAATAATCAAACACTACTTACCAGATGATATAAATTACCCTGCTAGAAAATGGTACATGGAATATGCTGCACCGAGTGAATCCAAGAAAGGGGATACTGCACCTGGATTGCAACTAAAATCATTTACATGTCTGTTACAGCAATAAAGGGTTGAACATCAAGGCTATGTGTAAGaccctaaaaaaaacaaaacaaaacaaaaaaaacaatatatattcCTGCGTGGTCCATAACGTGCCGCTCGAAGAATATCCTTCATACAAATGGTCCAGTTTCACAGTCCTTGAACAATCCTGAGATGAGACTTGAAACTTTAATGTCTAATGGTGCGGAAAGGGCTTAGtgttcacatacacacacacacacacacacgcacacgcaaaCAAAGACAGACCCTAACTCACTGAACAACTCTGGTTGTGACATCTGATTGCCGATGACAAGACTCAGAGAGAGGGATAAGCAGTGGCAGAGAAGAAGAGTATcttttaaattagcttttagCTGTCAGCTGAATCTTCGTCTCTGTTGCTCTGCTAGCTTGTCCACTTCATGCAGTCTTCAGGCAGCTTTTTGCATCTTGCGAGCTGCGCAGGCATGTTTGACAGCTATGTGGGGATCCTGATaacaacacacatacagagttatttatgtgtgtgtgtttggagggaTGGGGGGAACCGGAAGGAGTCCGATTGTGAGGCAGGTTGTTCATGCTGGTGTTCGCACTTGTTTCCATGAGCACTTATTCCCCATTTCAGTCACAGTGGGGGCAGAATGAAGATGGAGGGATTGGGGCACCGGGTCTCTGCGCTGTAAACTCATAACGAAGCAGGGTGGTCAAAGTGCAGTAAGGGAGATTGCTTGTTTGGGGGTTCTTCTCAGAAACAGTGAGATGCCTAGAAATGACGACAGCCAGATGAAGGCTTGTAGTGATGCTCCACATCTAAGACCAACTATTGCAGTTATGCAACACCCCACTGGTAGCAGTCGTCCTCAGACATACAAGCGCTTCAACATATTCTCTCATCAGCATCTGCACATAGTCATTGTCTCTTTCTAACACAGTTAGCCCATGCTTAAGtttcaaaatgtcattttttttgttcctctttAAATCAGAGAACTTACAGAGGTCCTGAATTTCCCTTCAAAactcagacaaaaataaattatgaatgTTAAACTATCTACTGTACATTATCATTCAAAATGGAATCCCTGCTATGGTTTGCCTGGATGCAGTGCTATATGGGAGGGGTGGGATTTTATGAAGGGGAAGGATAGGAGTGAAGGGGCTAACACTGGATTTTGCTATAGGAAGGACTTTgtttaaattgttattattttattgctgtGTTTTCTAAGGAGCCCAAAATGGGGACATGGTACTGACATGACGACCTCCAGGCAAAAACAGGGCCGTGCCCCACAGCAAGATTCACCATGAGGAAGGAGGCCCGACTTTGTTGTTTCTAATGGTGGCATCGGAGCAATCCGCTTCTGATGAATCACAGTCCGAGTCTCCGAACTGCAGCGGGTTCTGTgggcaaacaaaaaatacacagagAAGTATTAGATCTAATGTGGctttaaaatgtatgaaaaatatGGAAGAAGTCACTATCCATATGTATTTGTTGCCTTTGTGAGACTGTTGTTTAAACAGTTGCTTTTTTAAGtagattttgttttgctttaatttgGTGTTTGGTTAGGATTAGAGTCAGTGGAAAAGTGGTGACGGGTTGGTAATATTTTCCAaatctaataaaacaaacattgtcATCATTGATGCGGCTAAAATTTACTGACCTCATAGCTGTGTTCATCAGAGCACAGTTTTCCCAGAGAGATCTGTGTCTTCACCCTGCGGACAGCACACTCCTTGTCAGAGAGGCCGTCTGACTGGGTGGAGATATCAATGGGAATGTCTGGTGTGTGTGACAGCAGCTCGTCCAGGTGCTCCTCCTGACTGGCACTCAGCCTCTCCAGGGGACCGCTGTGTGAGTGGTCGCTGGTGTTTCCCTCCTCGCCGTCAGACACTGACAGGTTCTCTGAGCTGAAGGTGGAGTAGGACTGGAAGCTGCTCATACAGCGATGAGGTCTgtgaggaggcagaggaggaatCCCGAAAGTGAGTCATACTGGGTTTGTTGTGTTTGGAACTGACGTGGAAAAGATCATTTACTTTGGTAAGATCACACGAATTACAAATTTTACAACACATTAAAGGTCAAGTTTGCAAACTAAATTAACCAATTAATTTTACCTTGGTCTCCGTGGAAACTCTACTTCACTATCCacctctccctcttcctcctcagatGACTCATCACCACCCTGAAAGAGCAGCAATAACAGCTGTAAATCTATGAGAATGTTTTCTTAACATAGATGCAAATCACACATCTGCTGGGTCGGACTCACCTTCCTGAGTGGCCTGAGGGTGCGAGGCAGAGCAGAGggcagggtgtgtgtgtgcggagCTGGATCCTGTTCCTGTGGCTCAGTCTTCTTTGCATCCTCTCCATCTGAGGTTGCATCTTTGTTGGGTGCCCCTAAAGAAGACTGGGTGCTTTCTTGGGTGTTGAGCAGGGAGTAGTGCGGTAACTCAGGGTGGTTTAGTGTAGGAGGGGTCTCCTGACAGTGCAGGCAGCCGGGGAAGGGGTGAGCCTGGCAGCAGGGACATAAAGAACCAGCACCTGATACAGGATTGGAGCTGGTGGATGAAGTCTGCTGTCGCGTGTCTGCATCCATAGCAGTGGAAATGAGGTCAGGGCTGGAGCCAGAAACGCGGCGCTGCATGTGGTCAGTCTGAGGGCTACGAAGAGCAGCAGCGGGGCCAAAGTACCGCAAGTTGTTGGCACAATTGACAACAGCCTCCTCACGGCCCTTCAAGGGGAGAAACGGTCCCTCAGCTGGtgggtggtgatgatggtggtggtgatggtgaaaGGGTTGCTCCTGCAATGACTGGGTTTCTTCTGGTGCCCCAGCAACAGGCTTCAGCACCGCGGGGAACTCACTGTGGCTGCCTTTGCTGTTGGCGCGCCGGTGGCGAGGCTTGCTTCTGTAGCGGGTTTTTCCAGGGGGCGTGGAGACCTTTGGGCTGGCTGACAGTGGCGAGGGGGAGGGGAAAGGATCAACGCTGGGGATGCCATCAGAGCGAAGCAAGTCCGGcctgaaaaaaatacattcaacACCATTAATATAAGTTATTCACTCCAATTCTGTTCTGTTTATTGATCTTTACctctatttattattattattattgcgtTTAAACACTGCTTTATACATCACACATTGACCTTTGACACAAGGTTGTAAGTGAACACTAACTGGTTCTCCTTTTGGTCACAATAACATCGATCATGGTATGTCTGCGTGGCTATCTTCAATGCTTAGACAGAAAGCCGGTGGACTTCTTCTAATTTAGATTTCATTTAAgcaattaatttttatttaagtgaTGACTACAGCACTCCTAAAATAACCTGCTAAGACCAGAGGCACCTTTTAAACATGGAAACAGTGCCGtcttaaaaatgtgaaatcgaaacattttcaaaaatgaGTCTGTCAGTATGAAACCACCATCTCAGTCACTGCATGTGTagctaaagaaaaacaggacagTAATGTTACATGACTTACTGGCACACAATCTATGTGCCTTGTTTTTAGGGGGCATGCATAAATGTTAAAGATGTTTACTTTTGGTGTTGTGTAAAACATAGCGTGTTAGCCTACATCCAGACTTTCCACTTAAGTCGACAAAGATGCCAGTAACTGTAAGCGATGCACCTcttactgtaattttttttcatatttctactcagaaaaaaaggaacTAAGTAAAAAGTTGCTGCTTTTCACCTGCTTGTTTGTAACTGCTTGTAATTCCATCTATATGAACAAACAAGTGCTAATGAACACAAGATGGCTGCTTCAGGAGTTAGAGACTGGTCAGCTAATGTTCAGACCTTTTAGTTGATGGCATTCCAGGTTTGTGGGAAATGCTTCCTTTTTTCTTGATGAGCTTCTCGACAGCATTGGACCTGACGATGGGTCGGACCAGGTGACGTTTGTATGTTCCGGGATATTTCTTCTCCACTGCTTGTTCTCTCCTACAGCAACAGCAGAATTATTTTGGCTTTATATGAATGAGAAAACATCAGTGACATTCATTTACACAGAAGTTATTTATCATTTTCCTTCAGagattaaaatcttttttttttttttcatttaatcccGTTCCTTAAAATGCTGGGAGAAAAATCAAGTTTGGTGTGACAAGCTACcgtatatacatgtttatgaaATCAGTTCATAGGATATTAATGCTGTGACTTGATGgaacaaaacacagaacaaaTATTTTGAGGAGGAAAACAATGCACATATTTCCTGTTAAAAGTAAACCAAACAAGCATTCAGTTGTAGTGTTACCATCTAAAATATTTGTTACATGATGGTAGTGATGAAGCAAAGCAATAATGTCTGGAATGAAACACATATTTACATACTTCATAAGTTCCTTCTCTCGGacctccagctgcagcatgaTGGCGCTGAGCTCCATATAGAGGTTGTTGGctctctccagcttcctctcatAGTGTTCCCGGATGTCCAGTGCATGCCTGAGGGGGTCCAGAAAAGGAAGCCAAATGAAACGCATAGCTTTCTAACAACAGGGAAGTTACTGACTATCGTCTCTTTTTGTCAACACACCTGAGTTCATCCCTCCTGCGTCGGATCAGCTCCTCGTCCAGCCTGTGGATGCATGTGCCTTCACTTTTGATCTTCTCAAAATGCTTCTTCACTTCCTCCCTCCACTCTGCCTGTAAtaatgagggttttttttttccttttttttaacagtcttATGACTAAGAAAGTAATCTTTACTTTAAATCTTTAGATGTAAATAACTatatttcaaatcaaatgtAGCGTAAGCAaagtatgtttgtttgttctgtaaCTTTCCAAACCTGAGACTTGAAGTAGGTCTCTTGTGGAGTTCCTAGAACATCAGCAGAGGCAATGTCAAGATGTAGGAGAATCTGCCGAAACGAAGGTCTATTCCTGGGTTTGCCTTGCCTGGAGTCAATGAGAATAATAAGGAACTTATGACTGAGACTGAACTCACTTAAAGATCTTTAAATGGATGGTTGTTAATACTTGGTCCACACTCACCATGTTTGCTTCATGAGGATTTTAAACCCATCTGGGCAGGTGGAGGGAACAGGaaggtgaagactgttgctgcCAACACCCCAAATGATGGCAGAGGAGTCCACGTCTTTGTAGGGAATTTCTCCTGTGAGCAGTTCCCATAACACAACTCCAAATGACCTGCAGCACACAAGACGGACAGATTTCACCGCAACAGTTTTATCATATGACTCACTTCTAAATTATATAGATGGAATCTATAACAATTCCCCATGTTCAGTATTAACTTTAAATGTGCTAAG
Protein-coding sequences here:
- the si:ch211-45c16.2 gene encoding mitogen-activated protein kinase kinase kinase 13, which codes for MHDTMGSSPEVLSWTSCPSLLVGKLKEELKLSVVGDAMKKSSSPNSQPQPPQAPVSNLPPQIITDLAPPTQLPIPLQTPGQDEDSLLGGISPANTALSVDSTRSEGGHFDNSVLQLQEQDQEEAGSPASCEHGGCGSGMDEQMGEGDCPVDHSGEGRPSHPHPDDIKLHFQRAGPGSGGFLEGLFGCLRPVWNIIGKTYSTEYKLQQQDMWEVPFEEISELQWLGSGAQGAVFLGKFRSEEVAIKKVREQKETDIKHLRKLKHPNIISFKGVCTQAPCYCIIMEYCAQGQLYEVLRAGRKVTPRLLVDWATGIASGMNYLHLHKIIHRDLKSPNVLVTHNDTVKISDFGTSKELSDKSTKMSFAGTVAWMAPEVIRNEPVSEKVDIWSFGVVLWELLTGEIPYKDVDSSAIIWGVGSNSLHLPVPSTCPDGFKILMKQTWQGKPRNRPSFRQILLHLDIASADVLGTPQETYFKSQAEWREEVKKHFEKIKSEGTCIHRLDEELIRRRRDELRHALDIREHYERKLERANNLYMELSAIMLQLEVREKELMKREQAVEKKYPGTYKRHLVRPIVRSNAVEKLIKKKGSISHKPGMPSTKRPDLLRSDGIPSVDPFPSPSPLSASPKVSTPPGKTRYRSKPRHRRANSKGSHSEFPAVLKPVAGAPEETQSLQEQPFHHHHHHHHHPPAEGPFLPLKGREEAVVNCANNLRYFGPAAALRSPQTDHMQRRVSGSSPDLISTAMDADTRQQTSSTSSNPVSGAGSLCPCCQAHPFPGCLHCQETPPTLNHPELPHYSLLNTQESTQSSLGAPNKDATSDGEDAKKTEPQEQDPAPHTHTLPSALPRTLRPLRKGGDESSEEEEGEVDSEVEFPRRPRPHRCMSSFQSYSTFSSENLSVSDGEEGNTSDHSHSGPLERLSASQEEHLDELLSHTPDIPIDISTQSDGLSDKECAVRRVKTQISLGKLCSDEHSYENPLQFGDSDCDSSEADCSDATIRNNKVGPPSSW